A single window of Nitrospirota bacterium DNA harbors:
- the sodC gene encoding superoxide dismutase [Cu-Zn] SodC: protein MWKIMLVMLFVLFLAAVVFAEDVVVKIQLVNEQGVGKEIGSITASDSRYGLILTLQLSELAPGLHGFHVHEKPDCSHAMAVPALAAGGHYDPFSTGKHEGPYGKGHLGDLPALYVDADGKATLPVLAPRLKVADIKGRSLMIHSGGDNYSDTPAPLGGGGARVACGVVK, encoded by the coding sequence ATGTGGAAAATTATGCTTGTTATGCTATTTGTTCTATTTCTTGCGGCGGTTGTCTTTGCCGAAGATGTGGTCGTCAAGATCCAGTTGGTGAATGAGCAGGGTGTCGGGAAAGAGATTGGCTCGATCACGGCATCCGATAGCAGGTATGGGCTTATACTGACGCTCCAGTTAAGCGAACTGGCACCAGGGCTGCACGGATTCCATGTACACGAGAAACCGGACTGCTCCCATGCCATGGCAGTTCCTGCGCTTGCTGCCGGCGGACATTACGACCCCTTTTCTACGGGCAAGCACGAAGGTCCTTATGGCAAAGGCCATCTTGGGGACCTTCCTGCTTTGTATGTCGACGCTGACGGGAAAGCAACCCTTCCTGTACTTGCCCCACGGCTGAAAGTAGCGGACATCAAAGGGCGGTCCCTTATGATCCATTCCGGAGGCGATAATTATTCCGACACGCCCGCACCGCTTGGCGGCGGTGGCGCCCGCGTAGCCTGCGGCGTGGTGAAATAG
- a CDS encoding NifB/NifX family molybdenum-iron cluster-binding protein yields the protein MAVSRIAVVSTDGKTVNEHFGRAERFLIYDVDNKLTFVEERVTERYSVDDPKHDFDPDKFSNMANLLKDCSKIYITKIGDVPEAELRKLGIEPVIYQGPIVNIR from the coding sequence ATGGCAGTTTCAAGAATTGCCGTGGTCTCAACAGACGGAAAGACCGTTAATGAGCACTTCGGCAGGGCTGAAAGATTTTTAATATATGACGTTGACAACAAATTAACATTTGTTGAAGAACGTGTGACCGAAAGATATTCCGTTGACGATCCGAAGCACGATTTTGATCCGGACAAATTTAGTAACATGGCAAATCTTTTAAAAGACTGTTCCAAAATCTATATAACAAAGATCGGTGATGTTCCTGAAGCGGAATTAAGAAAACTCGGGATAGAACCTGTTATTTATCAAGGCCCGATAGTCAATATCAGATAA
- a CDS encoding GNAT family N-acetyltransferase, translating into MAGLLEELFSIEEDFAFSGTIQQNGLAMMLSDRKNRCIMVAAMGGQVIGMCSAQLLVSTAEGGIAALIEDMVVAGPYRGQGIGKKLLLSIEKWADRKGAKRLQLLADRNNLHALDFYKKQKWTTTKLICLRKMQERS; encoded by the coding sequence ATGGCCGGTTTGCTCGAAGAATTGTTTTCCATAGAAGAGGATTTCGCATTTAGCGGGACAATCCAGCAAAACGGGCTTGCCATGATGCTGAGCGACCGGAAAAATCGTTGCATCATGGTTGCCGCTATGGGCGGGCAAGTCATAGGCATGTGCAGCGCTCAGCTGCTTGTTTCAACTGCGGAAGGGGGAATAGCTGCCTTAATTGAAGATATGGTTGTGGCCGGACCATATCGAGGACAGGGCATAGGCAAAAAACTGTTGCTGTCGATCGAGAAGTGGGCGGATAGAAAAGGCGCAAAAAGGTTGCAGCTTCTCGCTGACAGGAATAATTTGCATGCGCTCGACTTTTATAAAAAACAAAAGTGGACGACAACTAAACTAATTTGTCTGCGTAAAATGCAGGAAAGGAGTTGA
- a CDS encoding (2Fe-2S) ferredoxin domain-containing protein → MGKPKHHIFVCSSFRASGEIKGMCNKKKATELLPYIENEILDRGMDALLTGTGCMKQCDNGPMMVIYPENFWYGNIESEDAIDEILDALEDGGAAEAYLLS, encoded by the coding sequence ATGGGAAAACCAAAACATCATATTTTTGTCTGTTCAAGTTTCAGAGCATCCGGTGAGATAAAGGGGATGTGCAATAAAAAAAAGGCAACGGAGTTATTGCCGTATATAGAAAACGAAATACTCGACAGAGGAATGGATGCACTGCTTACCGGTACAGGCTGTATGAAGCAGTGCGATAACGGGCCGATGATGGTAATCTATCCGGAAAACTTCTGGTATGGAAATATTGAAAGCGAAGACGCCATTGATGAGATATTGGATGCCCTTGAAGATGGCGGAGCTGCTGAAGCATATTTATTGAGCTGA
- a CDS encoding radical SAM protein — MDLSNHPCFNAEMRSRYGRVHLPIAPRCNIQCKYCDRKYDCVNESRPGVTSAVLTPKQAMTYLDFVFENVKNISVVGIAGPGDPFANPKETMETLRLVREKYPEIILCVATNGLNAGHYIDELAKINVSHVTITLNAIDPEIGAEIYSFIRYGKRVLNPKAGVKILLEKQLEAIAMLKERGITTKVNTIIIPGINEDHIEAVAEKMSELKVDILNCVPFYPAKGSAFGNLKEPSGELISNIRKKASQYIPQMYHCGRCRADAVGILGEENNNEIIEKLKECSRLPEICDKKRPHVAVASLEGTLVNQKLGKAKELLIYGKKDGKINFIESRETPEPGGGLKRWEELAELISDCRALLVSGIGDNPRQVLSGKGIDILELDGLIEDALEAVFEGHSMNYLIRRDIEACNRPCASTGMGCM, encoded by the coding sequence ATGGATTTATCTAACCATCCATGTTTTAACGCCGAAATGCGGAGCAGATACGGAAGAGTGCATCTTCCCATTGCCCCCAGATGTAACATCCAGTGCAAATATTGCGACCGCAAATACGACTGTGTAAACGAAAGCAGACCCGGCGTCACCAGCGCGGTCCTTACACCGAAACAGGCCATGACATACCTGGATTTTGTTTTTGAGAATGTCAAAAACATATCGGTAGTCGGTATTGCAGGTCCGGGCGACCCGTTTGCCAATCCAAAAGAGACCATGGAGACTCTTCGCCTTGTACGGGAAAAGTATCCGGAAATAATACTTTGTGTGGCAACAAACGGCTTGAACGCAGGACATTATATAGATGAACTGGCCAAGATTAATGTCAGCCATGTAACCATAACCCTTAATGCAATAGACCCTGAGATCGGAGCAGAAATATATTCGTTCATCCGATATGGGAAAAGGGTTTTGAACCCAAAGGCCGGTGTAAAAATTCTCCTTGAAAAGCAGCTCGAAGCGATAGCTATGCTAAAAGAAAGAGGGATTACAACCAAAGTGAATACCATCATAATACCCGGGATAAATGAGGACCATATTGAAGCAGTTGCGGAAAAAATGTCTGAACTCAAAGTGGACATTTTAAACTGCGTCCCATTTTATCCGGCCAAAGGTTCGGCTTTTGGGAACCTGAAAGAGCCTTCCGGAGAACTGATAAGTAATATCAGGAAGAAAGCTTCTCAATATATTCCACAGATGTATCATTGTGGAAGATGCAGGGCGGATGCGGTTGGTATATTAGGTGAAGAAAACAATAATGAGATAATCGAGAAGCTTAAAGAATGTTCCAGGCTTCCGGAAATTTGTGATAAAAAACGTCCTCATGTTGCTGTTGCCAGTCTCGAAGGCACCCTCGTCAATCAAAAACTGGGAAAAGCAAAAGAACTTTTGATTTACGGGAAAAAAGACGGGAAAATCAACTTTATTGAGTCCAGAGAAACCCCTGAACCGGGCGGAGGACTGAAACGCTGGGAGGAACTCGCTGAATTAATCAGTGATTGCCGGGCGCTCCTTGTCAGCGGGATCGGAGATAACCCCAGGCAGGTGCTCTCCGGAAAAGGGATCGATATCCTGGAACTGGACGGGTTGATTGAAGATGCGCTGGAGGCGGTCTTCGAAGGTCACAGCATGAATTATTTGATAAGAAGAGATATAGAGGCGTGTAATCGTCCATGCGCAAGCACCGGCATGGGGTGTATGTAA
- a CDS encoding nitrogenase component 1, protein MKALENVEYKATSNACKLCSPLGASLVFRGIEKSVPLLHGSQGCSTYIRRYLISHFNEPVDIASSNFTEETAVFGGSANLILAVQNIIKQYDPKFIGVATTCLSETIGDDVPMILSDYHKKNSGTKSPLIVSVSTPSYSGTHIDGFHGAVKAAVNSISAKEDLEAKHINLFPGMLSPADYRHIKEIFKDFGADHVMLPDYSQTLDGPLWSEYQKIPEGGTSIKQIISMGSAVASIEFGRILAEDESAGKLLQNRFKVPCHSLGLPIGVNETDVFFDAISKITGKPVPEKYIGERGRLIDSYVDGHKYVFEARAVVYGEEDLVVGLASFLSEIGVIPVLCATGGKSGHLKNKLCQVVEDFESRGIVTLEGVDFVDIGDAAKKLSPDFLIGNSKGYKTARELNRPLIRVGFPIHDRMGGARILHIGYKGAQQLFDTISNTIIASRQDASPVGYTYM, encoded by the coding sequence ATGAAGGCTTTAGAAAATGTTGAATACAAGGCAACAAGTAACGCTTGCAAACTTTGCAGCCCGTTGGGTGCGTCCCTGGTTTTCAGAGGCATAGAAAAATCCGTGCCGCTTCTTCACGGCTCCCAGGGTTGTTCCACATATATCAGAAGATACCTGATCAGCCATTTTAATGAACCGGTTGATATAGCATCTTCAAATTTCACGGAAGAGACCGCTGTTTTTGGTGGAAGCGCCAATTTAATACTCGCGGTTCAAAACATAATAAAGCAGTACGACCCAAAGTTTATAGGGGTTGCGACCACTTGTCTCAGTGAAACCATTGGCGATGATGTTCCCATGATTTTAAGCGATTACCATAAGAAAAATTCCGGGACAAAGTCTCCATTAATCGTTTCGGTTTCAACCCCAAGTTATTCCGGGACACACATAGATGGCTTTCACGGCGCTGTAAAGGCAGCGGTCAATTCTATATCAGCAAAAGAAGACCTGGAGGCGAAACATATCAATCTTTTTCCGGGCATGTTATCCCCTGCGGATTACAGACACATAAAAGAGATATTTAAGGATTTTGGAGCAGATCATGTAATGCTGCCCGATTATTCTCAAACTCTTGACGGGCCTCTATGGTCTGAATACCAAAAGATCCCCGAAGGAGGAACAAGTATAAAACAGATTATTTCAATGGGTAGCGCCGTTGCAAGCATAGAGTTTGGCAGGATTCTCGCCGAAGATGAAAGCGCCGGGAAATTGCTGCAAAACAGATTTAAGGTTCCCTGTCACAGCCTGGGACTTCCCATCGGAGTTAATGAAACGGATGTTTTTTTTGACGCGATTTCGAAGATAACCGGGAAACCCGTGCCGGAAAAATATATCGGGGAGAGAGGCAGGCTCATAGACTCCTATGTGGACGGGCATAAATATGTTTTTGAGGCGCGCGCCGTCGTTTACGGCGAGGAGGACCTGGTTGTAGGTCTTGCTTCTTTTTTATCGGAAATAGGCGTCATCCCGGTTCTTTGCGCTACGGGAGGGAAGAGCGGACATTTAAAGAATAAACTTTGTCAGGTTGTCGAAGATTTTGAATCCAGGGGAATAGTGACACTTGAAGGTGTTGATTTTGTCGATATAGGAGATGCCGCTAAAAAATTGTCCCCGGATTTTTTAATCGGCAACAGCAAGGGGTACAAGACGGCTCGTGAGCTTAACAGGCCTCTGATTAGAGTCGGATTCCCGATACATGACCGGATGGGAGGCGCAAGAATTCTCCATATCGGGTACAAAGGCGCACAACAGCTGTTTGATACGATTTCAAACACCATCATAGCTTCCCGGCAGGATGCGTCGCCTGTCGGGTATACATATATGTGA